One window of Quercus robur chromosome 5, dhQueRobu3.1, whole genome shotgun sequence genomic DNA carries:
- the LOC126725936 gene encoding sphingolipid delta(4)-desaturase DES1-like produces MGEREEGEGVMATDFFWSYTDEPHASRRRQILSQYPQIKDLFGPDPFALFKIAVVVLLQLWTATLLQNAGWLKILAIAYFFGSFLNHNLFLAIHELSHNLAFSTPVYNRWLGIFANLPIGVPMSVTFQKYHLEHHRFQGVDGIDMDIPSHTEAHLVTNVISKSIWVILQLFFYAFRPLFLKPKPPGCWEFINTFIQISLDAFIVYFWGWKSFAYLILSTFVGGGMHPMAGHFISEHYVFNPEQETYSYYGPLNLMTWNVGYHNEHHDFPRIPGNKLYKVKEIAPEYYEGLDSYKSWSQVIYMYVMDRTVGPFSRMKRKVKKNE; encoded by the exons atgggagagagagaggaaggagaaggagtAATGGCGACTGACTTTTTCTGGTCGTACACAGATGAACCCCACGCTAGCAGGCGCCGCCAGATTCTCTCTCAGTACCCTCAGATCAAGGATCTTTTTGGTCCTGACCCCTTTGCTCTCTTCaag ATTGCTGTGGTTGTTTTGCTTCAGCTATGGACGGCAACTTTGCTCCAGAATGCTGGTTGGCTGAAGATACTGGCAATAGCCTACTTCTTTGGCTCTTTTCTCAACCACAACCTCTTCTTGGCCATCCATGAGCTCAGCCACAATCTTGCCTTCTCAACCCCAGTATACAACCGTTGGCTTGGGATTTTTGCTAACCTCCCTATTGGTGTACCCATGTCTGTCACCTTTCAAAAATATCACCTTGAGCATCATCGGTTCCAAGGTGTAGATGGCATTGATATGGACATTCCAAGTCACACTGAAGCTCATCTTGTGACAAATGTTATTTCCAAAAGCATATGGGTCATTTTGCAACTCTTCTTCTATGCTTTCCGGCCTCTATTTCTGAAACCAAAGCCTCCTGGTTGTTGGGAGTTCATCAACACATTTATTCAGATATCCCTTGATGCATTTATAGTTTACTTTTGGGGCTGGAAATCTTTTGCCTATTTGATCCTTTCCACATTTGTTGGGGGTGGGATGCACCCAATGGCTGGTCACTTCATTTCGGAGCATTATGTCTTCAACCCTGAACAGGAGACATATTCTTATTATGGCCCCCTGAATCTTATGACATGGAATGTGGGGTACCACAACGAGCACCATGATTTCCCTAGAATTCCTGGGAACAAGCTGTATAAGGTGAAGGAGATTGCACCTGAGTACTATGAAGGTTTAGACTCATATAAATCTTGGAGCCAGGTTATTTATATGTATGTTATGGACCGAACAGTTGGGCCTTTTAGCCGAATGAAGAGGAaggtaaagaaaaatgaatag
- the LOC126725938 gene encoding tetraspanin-19-like, with protein sequence MGRIASTCLRSLLKFVNSMMGLLGIAMILYGLWMIRVWQRDTDGSPYVDFNSTGPWFIYTFLGIGVILGVITCLGHFAADSVHGCCLSCYMMVIILLLLLETAMAADILLNSNWEKDLPEDPTGRFRDFEDFVKSNFDIFKCISLLILLAQGFSILLSLVLRTLGPNQKSYFNYDSDEDYAPERLPLINNKVQPPPYVNVIADPRFSSKSDTWNAKK encoded by the exons ATGGGAAGAATTGCAAGTACTTGCCTACGGTCATTGCTGAAATTTGTCAATTCCATGATGGGTTTACTTGGAATTGCAATGATTCTTTATGGCTTGTGGATGATTAGAGTTTGGCAGAGAGACACTGACGGATCCCCATATGTTGATTTTAATTCTACTGGTCCATG GTTTATATACACTTTCCTGGGGATTGGTGTTATCTTAGGCGTGATAACTTGCCTAGGTCATTTTGCTGCTGATAGTGTCCATGGTTGTTGCCTTTCCTGT TATATGATGGTCATCATTTTGCTTCTCCTATTGGAGACTGCAATGGCAGCAGATATACTCCTAAATTCCAACTGGGAAAAG GATTTACCTGAGGATCCAACTGGAAGATTCCGAGATTTTGAGGATTTTGTGAAATCAAACTTTGATATCTTCAAATGTATATCCTTGTTAATCCTCTTAGCCCAG GGATTTTCGATTCTATTATCCTTGGTTCTAAGAACTCTTGGGCCAAACCAAAAATCCTATTTTAATTATGACAGTGATGAGGATTATGCTCCAGAGAGGCTTCCACTTATAAATAACAAAGTTCAACCACCACCATATGTTAATGTCATAGCTGACCCTCGGTTTTCCTCCAAAAGTGACACCTGGAAT GCAAAGAAGTAA